One window of the Pristiophorus japonicus isolate sPriJap1 chromosome 23, sPriJap1.hap1, whole genome shotgun sequence genome contains the following:
- the LOC139235630 gene encoding zinc finger protein 160-like gives MEKPWECGDCGKGFSYPSELEVHRRNHTGERPFTCPVCGKGFTGSSHLVTHQRVHTGERPFTCSVCGKGFIHSSHLKRHQQVHTGERPFKCSDCGKCFKSSWHLRDHKLVHSDKRAFKCSDCEKSFKTKMELLTHQRTHTGERPFTCSVCGKGFPVSSNLTAHLLVHTNKRPFKCSDCEKSFKSRNSLMMHKRIHTGERPFTCSVCGKGFSVSSNLTAHLLVHTNKRPFKCSDCEKSFKSRNDLMMHKRTHTGERPFSCSECGKGFTCSSNLLRHQRVHTGERPFTCSECGKGFTCSSNLLTHQRVHSGERPFTCSECGKGFTTSSHLLTHQRVYTGERPFPCSECGKGFTCSSGLLRHQRVHNDKRAFKCSDCEKSFKTKMELLTHQRTHTGERPFTCSVCGKRFSVSSNLTAHLLVHTNKRPFKCSDCEKSFKSRNDLMMHQLTHTGERPFPCSECGKGFTCSSNLLRHQRVHTGERPFPCSECGKGFTTSSHLLTHQRVHTGERLFTCSECGKAFTCSFNLLTHQRVYTWERPFPCSECGKGFTCSSGLLRHQRVHK, from the exons atggagaaaccgtgggaatgtggggattgtgggaagggattcagttacccgtctgagctggaagttcatcgacgcaatcacactggggagaggccgttcacctgccccgtgtgtgggaagggattcactgggtcatcccaccttgtaactcaccagcgagttcacactggggagaggccgttcacctgctcagtgtgtgggaagggattcattcattcATCCCACCTGaagagacaccagcaagttcacactggggagagaccttttaaatgttcagaCTGTGGGAAATGCTTTAAAAGTTCCTGGCACCTGAGGGACCATAAACTTGTTCACAGTGATAAGAgagcttttaaatgttctgactgtgagaagagctttaaaaccaaaatggagctgctgacacaccaacgcactcacactggggagaggccgttcacctgctccgtgtgtgggaagggattccctgtgTCATCCAACCTCACAGCCCACCtccttgttcacaccaataagaggccttttaaatgttctgactgtgagaagagctttaaaagcagaaatagtCTGATGATGCACAAACgtatccacactggggagaggccgttcacctgctccgtgtgtgggaagggattctctgtgTCATCCAACCTCACAGCCCACCtccttgttcacaccaataagaggccttttaaatgttctgactgtgagaagagctttaaaagcagaaatgatctgatgatgcacaaacgcactcacactggggagaggccgttctcctgctcggagtgtgggaagggattcacttgttcatccaacctgctgagacaccagcgagtccacactggggagaggccgttcacctgctcggagtgtgggaagggattcacttgttcatccaacttgctgacacaccagcgagttcacagtggggagaggccgttcacctgctctgaatgtgggaagggattcactacatcatcccacctgctgacacaccagcgagtttacactggggagaggccgttcccctgctctgagtgtgggaagggattcacttgttcatctggtttgttgagacaccagcgagttcacaa TGATAAGAgagcttttaaatgttctgactgtgagaagagctttaaaaccaaaatggagctgctgacacaccaacgcactcacactggggagaggccgttcacctgctccgtgtgtgggaaaagATTCTCTGTGTCATCCAACCTCACAGCCCACCtccttgttcacaccaataagaggccttttaaatgttctgactgtgagaagagctttaaaagcagaaatgatctgatgatgcaccaactcactcacactggggagaggccgttcccctgctcggagtgtgggaagggattcacttgttcatccaacctgctgagacaccagcgagttcacaccggggagaggccgttcccctgctcggagtgtgggaagggattcactacatcatcccacctgctgacacaccagcgagttcacaccggggagaggctgttcacctgctcggagtgtgggaaggcattcacttgttcattcaacctgctgacacaccagcgagtttacacttgggagaggccgttcccctgctctgagtgtgggaagggattcacttgttcatctggtttgttgagacaccagcgagttcacaagtga
- the LOC139235627 gene encoding zinc finger protein 154-like — protein MEKPWKCGDCGKGFRYPSALKIHQHIHTGERPFTCPVCGKQFIQSSDLRKHQRVHTGERPFTCSKCGKGFTWSSTLLKHHRVHTGERPFTCSECGKRFTQLTSLVKHQLVHTGERPFTCSECGKGFTQSSDLLAHQRVHTGERPFTCSECGKGFSVSSSLLKHQRVHTGERLFICSECGKGFALPSILLTHQRVHTGERPFTCSECGKGFTVSSSLLRHQRVHTGEKPFTCSECGKRFTRSSNLLTHQRVHK, from the coding sequence atggagaaaccgtggaaatgtggggactgtgggaagggattcagatacCCGTCTGCTCTGAAAAttcatcaacacattcacactggggagaggccgttcacctgtcccGTGTGTGGAAAGcaattcattcagtcatccgacctgcggaaacaccagcgagttcacaccggggagaggccattcacctgctcaaagtgtgggaagggattcacttggtcatccacCCTACTGAaacaccaccgagttcacactggggagaggccattcacctgctcagagtgtgggaagcgattcactcagttaaccAGCCTGGTGAAACatcagcttgttcacactggggagaggccattcacctgctctgaatgtgggaaaggattcactcagtcatccgacctgctggcacaccagcgagttcacactggggagaggccgttcacctgctctgaatgtgggaagggattcagtgtgtcatccagcctgctgaaacaccagcgagttcacactggagagaggctgttcatctgctcagagtgtgggaagggattcgctctgccatccatcctgctgacacaccagcgagttcacactggggagaggccgttcacctgctctgagtgtgggaagggattcactgtgtcatccagcctgctgagacaccagcgagttcacactggggagaagccattcacctgctctgagtgtgggaagcgattcactcggtcatccaacctgctgacacaccagcgagttcacaagtga